Proteins encoded by one window of Paenibacillus sp. DCT19:
- a CDS encoding ABC transporter permease, which translates to MTGSNELQVPGSEPEREPGLRTPTGFRYIWKQLIISKTGMFGAVLVLLVVLTAICAPLLASHDPAAVNPLNRLKPPAWLEGGSSEYWLGTDNLGRDMWSRIVYGARVSLIVGMGAVIVSGIIGAILGLLSGFYGKWIDAIIMRVGDAFMAIPTILFMLVVMAIVGPGITTLIFVIGVTNWVSYTRVVRSEVLSIKERDYVQAARSIGAKNARLIIRHIVPNILSSFIVISGMNVGTTIIMEASLSFLGLGIKPPDVSWGGMLSDGRQYVATSWWVATFPGLAITFTVLGVIFLGDWLRDVLDPRTDTTQK; encoded by the coding sequence ATGACAGGAAGCAATGAATTGCAAGTTCCGGGTTCAGAGCCGGAGCGTGAGCCTGGTCTAAGAACTCCAACAGGATTTCGCTACATCTGGAAACAACTGATCATTAGTAAAACAGGGATGTTTGGAGCAGTGCTCGTCTTGCTGGTTGTATTGACAGCCATATGTGCACCTCTGCTCGCAAGCCATGATCCTGCTGCGGTTAATCCGCTGAATCGTCTCAAACCACCTGCGTGGTTAGAGGGAGGAAGCTCTGAATATTGGCTAGGTACTGACAATCTGGGCAGGGACATGTGGAGTCGTATCGTGTATGGTGCAAGAGTCTCGTTAATTGTAGGTATGGGGGCAGTCATTGTATCGGGAATTATTGGTGCAATTTTAGGGCTACTATCCGGATTCTACGGTAAATGGATCGATGCCATCATCATGCGGGTGGGAGATGCTTTCATGGCGATCCCGACGATTCTATTTATGCTTGTCGTTATGGCGATTGTAGGGCCAGGGATCACAACGTTGATTTTCGTAATCGGGGTAACGAACTGGGTATCTTATACACGCGTTGTTCGGAGTGAGGTTCTCAGTATCAAGGAGCGCGATTATGTTCAAGCTGCGAGATCTATTGGTGCGAAGAACGCACGTTTAATCATTAGACACATTGTACCCAACATTTTATCTTCCTTTATTGTTATCTCGGGTATGAATGTCGGAACAACGATTATTATGGAAGCTTCACTCAGTTTCCTTGGTCTTGGCATTAAGCCACCCGATGTATCGTGGGGCGGAATGTTAAGTGATGGTAGACAGTATGTGGCGACAAGCTGGTGGGTAGCTACGTTTCCTGGTCTTGCCATTACGTTTACCGTACTTGGTGTCATTTTCTTAGGGGATTGGCTGCGTGACGTTCTTGATCCACGTACAGATACTACACAAAAATAA
- a CDS encoding ABC transporter permease has product MGKYVLKSLLQVIPVLFIVSLIVFILVRVTGDPVALMLPETATAEDRAVLTQALGLDQPLYTQYIKFLGSALQGDFGQSFRYNEPALQLVLERLPASFELAVAAMFFAVIMAIPLGVASAVKRNTFTDLIISGISVIGKAMPNFWMGIMLILLFSVMWGVLPVSGRGGLSHLILPAFTLGVGLAAQMTRLIRSSMLDILSQDYIRTARSKGLGRMVVIGKHAFRNGLIPVVTIMSLQFTSLIGGTLITETVFSWPGLGQLLVVAVNTHDMAIVQAAVFVIAFIVVITNILTDVVYRLLDPRIKYD; this is encoded by the coding sequence ATGGGGAAGTATGTACTTAAATCTTTACTTCAAGTTATTCCGGTGTTATTCATTGTTTCACTGATCGTATTCATCTTGGTCAGGGTTACCGGCGATCCTGTTGCACTAATGCTTCCAGAGACAGCCACTGCTGAGGATCGGGCTGTGCTGACACAAGCACTTGGACTCGATCAGCCCTTATACACTCAGTACATCAAATTCTTAGGCAGCGCATTGCAGGGAGACTTTGGTCAGTCTTTTCGTTACAATGAGCCGGCATTACAGCTTGTCTTAGAGCGTTTACCTGCCAGTTTTGAACTCGCTGTAGCCGCAATGTTTTTTGCAGTAATTATGGCGATTCCATTAGGTGTGGCTTCAGCAGTCAAACGGAACACATTCACGGATCTAATCATTTCAGGTATCTCGGTTATAGGTAAAGCCATGCCGAACTTCTGGATGGGCATCATGCTTATTCTACTCTTCTCCGTCATGTGGGGAGTGCTGCCCGTATCTGGTCGAGGTGGATTATCCCATTTAATCTTACCTGCATTCACGCTAGGTGTCGGTTTAGCGGCTCAGATGACACGTCTGATTCGATCCAGCATGTTGGATATTTTGAGCCAAGACTATATTCGTACCGCTCGAAGTAAGGGACTTGGTCGTATGGTTGTCATTGGAAAGCACGCATTCCGCAACGGATTGATTCCTGTGGTGACGATCATGAGTTTGCAATTTACGAGTTTGATTGGTGGCACCTTGATTACAGAAACGGTATTCTCCTGGCCAGGACTTGGTCAGTTGTTAGTGGTTGCTGTGAATACACATGATATGGCGATTGTCCAAGCGGCGGTATTTGTGATTGCGTTCATTGTGGTCATTACCAATATCTTGACGGATGTAGTCTACCGACTGCTTGATCCGCGAATCAAATACGACTAG